Proteins encoded in a region of the Streptomyces sp. NBC_00513 genome:
- a CDS encoding ATP-binding cassette domain-containing protein — protein sequence MPGAIYAEGLVKTFGDVRALDGVDLDVPEGTVLGLLGPNGAGKTTAVRVLTTLLRPDSGRALVAGFDVLENPDQVRRSIGLSGQFAAVDEYLTGRENLHMVGRLYQLNSKAAKARAAELLERFNLAEAADRTAKTYSGGMRRRLDLAAALVVSPPVMFMDEPTTGLDPRNRQQLWGIIRELVAGGTTLLLTTQYLEEADHLAHDICVVDRGRVIARGTSDQLKARTGGERVEVVVHERDHLATARAVLAGFGKGEAGVEEHTRKLTVPVSGGARLLAEIIRELDGRGIEIDDIGLRRPTLDDVFISLTGHAAERDAGNGAPDGTAATTGAEPEGDTARKEQVK from the coding sequence ATGCCAGGCGCCATCTACGCCGAAGGCCTGGTGAAGACCTTCGGTGACGTACGGGCTCTGGACGGCGTGGACCTCGATGTTCCCGAAGGAACCGTCCTGGGCCTTCTCGGCCCGAACGGCGCGGGCAAGACCACGGCCGTGCGCGTCCTGACCACCCTCCTGCGACCCGACAGCGGCAGAGCCCTCGTCGCGGGGTTCGACGTACTCGAGAACCCCGACCAGGTCCGCCGCTCCATCGGCCTCTCGGGCCAGTTCGCGGCGGTGGACGAGTACCTCACCGGCCGCGAGAACCTCCACATGGTCGGCCGGCTCTACCAGTTGAACTCCAAGGCGGCGAAGGCCCGCGCCGCCGAACTGCTGGAGCGCTTCAACCTCGCCGAGGCCGCCGACCGGACGGCCAAGACCTACTCGGGCGGCATGCGCAGGCGCCTCGACCTCGCCGCCGCGCTCGTCGTCAGCCCGCCCGTGATGTTCATGGACGAGCCGACCACCGGACTCGACCCCCGCAACCGGCAGCAACTGTGGGGCATCATCCGCGAACTCGTGGCGGGGGGCACTACCCTGCTGCTCACCACCCAGTACCTGGAGGAGGCCGACCACCTCGCCCACGACATCTGCGTCGTCGACCGGGGCAGGGTCATCGCGCGCGGCACCTCCGACCAGCTCAAGGCCCGTACCGGCGGCGAGCGGGTGGAGGTCGTCGTCCACGAAAGGGACCACCTCGCCACGGCGCGCGCGGTGCTCGCCGGTTTCGGCAAGGGCGAGGCCGGCGTCGAGGAACACACCCGCAAGCTCACCGTTCCGGTGTCCGGCGGCGCCAGACTGCTCGCCGAGATCATCCGCGAACTCGACGGCCGGGGCATCGAGATCGACGACATCGGACTGCGCCGGCCCACGCTCGACGACGTGTTCATCTCGCTGACCGGCCACGCGGCGGAACGGGACGCGGGGAACGGCGCCCCGGACGGCACCGCGGCCACGACCGGGGCCGAGCCCGAGGGCGACACGGCGCGGAAGGAGCAGGTGAAGTGA
- the greA gene encoding transcription elongation factor GreA: protein MTQTSESVTWLTQAAYDQLKAELDYLSGPARTEIATKIAAAREEGDLRENGGYHAAKEEQGKQELRVRQLTQLLENAKVGTAPASDGVVAPGTLVKIAFDGDEDDTMEFLLASREYASSDFETYSPQSPLGTGVMGKKIGEDASYELPNGKTAAVKILDVKPFTG from the coding sequence GTGACCCAGACGAGCGAGAGCGTCACCTGGCTGACCCAGGCGGCGTACGACCAGCTGAAGGCAGAGCTGGACTACCTCTCTGGTCCCGCACGCACGGAGATCGCCACGAAGATCGCAGCTGCCCGTGAAGAGGGCGACCTGCGTGAGAACGGCGGTTACCACGCGGCCAAGGAGGAGCAGGGCAAGCAGGAGCTCCGGGTCCGCCAGCTGACCCAGCTCCTGGAGAACGCGAAGGTCGGCACCGCCCCCGCCTCCGACGGCGTGGTCGCCCCCGGCACTCTCGTCAAGATCGCCTTCGACGGCGACGAGGACGACACCATGGAGTTCCTGCTGGCCTCGCGCGAGTACGCGTCCTCGGACTTCGAGACCTACTCCCCGCAGTCCCCGCTGGGCACCGGCGTGATGGGCAAGAAGATCGGCGAGGACGCCTCGTACGAGCTGCCGAACGGCAAGACGGCGGCCGTCAAGATCCTCGACGTCAAGCCCTTCACCGGCTGA
- the mca gene encoding mycothiol conjugate amidase Mca, with amino-acid sequence MTEQLRLMAVHAHPDDESSKGAATMAKYVSEGVPVLVVTCTGGERGSVLNPKLQGDKYIEEHIHEVRAKEMDEAREILGIEQEWLGYVDSGLPEGDPLPPLPEGCFALADVDEAAGRLVKKIRAFRPQVVTTYDENGGYPHPDHIMTHQISMVAFEGAADTEKYPEAEFGPAYQPQKLYYNQGFNKPRTVALHEALLSRGLESPYGEWLERWKEFERTERTLTTHVPCADFFEIRDKALIAHATQIDPDGGWFRVPMEIQKEVWPTEEYELAKSLVDTSLPESDLFAGIRENA; translated from the coding sequence TTGACCGAGCAGCTTCGACTGATGGCCGTCCACGCCCACCCCGACGACGAGTCGAGCAAGGGCGCGGCCACCATGGCCAAGTACGTGTCCGAAGGGGTGCCCGTGCTGGTGGTGACCTGCACCGGCGGTGAGCGCGGCTCCGTCCTGAACCCCAAGCTCCAGGGGGACAAGTACATCGAGGAGCACATCCACGAGGTCCGCGCCAAGGAGATGGACGAGGCGCGCGAGATCCTCGGCATCGAGCAGGAGTGGCTCGGCTACGTCGACTCCGGGCTGCCCGAGGGCGACCCGCTGCCGCCGCTGCCCGAAGGCTGCTTCGCGCTCGCCGACGTCGACGAGGCCGCCGGCCGCCTGGTGAAGAAGATCCGCGCCTTCCGGCCGCAGGTCGTCACCACGTACGACGAGAACGGCGGGTACCCGCACCCCGACCACATCATGACCCACCAGATCTCCATGGTGGCCTTCGAGGGCGCGGCGGACACCGAGAAGTACCCGGAGGCCGAGTTCGGCCCGGCCTACCAGCCGCAGAAGCTCTACTACAACCAGGGCTTCAACAAGCCGCGCACCGTCGCCCTGCACGAGGCGCTGCTCTCCCGCGGCCTGGAGTCCCCCTACGGGGAGTGGCTGGAGCGCTGGAAGGAGTTCGAGCGCACCGAACGCACGCTGACCACGCACGTCCCCTGCGCGGACTTCTTCGAGATCCGTGACAAGGCGCTGATCGCGCACGCCACGCAGATCGACCCGGACGGCGGCTGGTTCCGCGTTCCGATGGAGATCCAGAAGGAGGTCTGGCCGACCGAGGAGTACGAACTGGCGAAGTCGCTGGTGGACACTTCCCTCCCCGAGTCCGACCTCTTCGCGGGCATCCGGGAGAATGCGTAG
- a CDS encoding DUF4307 domain-containing protein, translating into MSTVREGLPEGRYGRSADERADRKLKIVGSVLGVGLLGVVGWIGWDYVGGQTVSAEVIKFQIVSDSEVKVHLEVRKDTGVTGVCTLSSQDEGHGEVGRADFTFGQRDARVDEVVSLKTTGRATTVELVGCQAAGAAS; encoded by the coding sequence ATGAGCACGGTGCGCGAAGGACTGCCCGAGGGTCGCTACGGCCGGTCGGCGGACGAGCGCGCGGACCGGAAGCTCAAGATCGTCGGGTCCGTGCTCGGGGTCGGGCTGCTGGGCGTGGTCGGCTGGATCGGCTGGGACTACGTCGGCGGGCAGACCGTCAGCGCCGAGGTGATCAAGTTCCAGATCGTGTCGGACAGCGAGGTCAAGGTGCACCTGGAGGTCCGCAAGGACACCGGGGTGACCGGGGTCTGCACCCTCAGTTCCCAGGACGAGGGGCACGGCGAGGTGGGCCGCGCCGACTTCACCTTCGGGCAGCGGGACGCGCGCGTGGACGAGGTCGTCTCGCTGAAGACCACCGGGCGGGCGACGACGGTCGAGCTGGTCGGCTGCCAGGCCGCCGGCGCCGCCTCGTAG
- a CDS encoding tetratricopeptide repeat protein, translating into MRDSHRVEAERLLVRAVDEEERRAAPGAPVDKAALLARGRESLDTLAASASEEYEAYVRALDEAAAGDQSLGEAFRRANSSTALLVTAVGAVAAVGADLAFGVAAGTAFSTGMVVGVAGAATTAVKVTALHLPAANRRAGEAGRPGGPEQLRLQWLSALEVRGIRPFLEQQRLAATAVRNPPRVRSGVNGGAVGLVKQTTGSGPALRGTDRSAEARRRSVLEQSFNQLPRTDEGFTGRRAELTRIAQWVQAARASTETRPVVVVVHGEPGSGRTALALRAAHALRDQFRGACVVDLRGGSPYGGAAEAPLSTREALLHLLNRLGAPREQLLFREGASAEQQVRRLGELYHQHLQGLPVTVVVDDAVDAAQVRTLVPERSDSLVLVTASGPLELPTDLAAWVHQLPLARLSEPEAAEVLRAGAEAAGVPAYGEEAVRELSVLGAGLPLALRVLAPLGEAGAAGGSGGTLEHALDLAYVRLPEERRRLLRRLTLAGRASLGPSAAAALIDADQVEAGRLLRELARAGLLDPVRGERYRMHDAVRAYAAARLTADEDRAEAAAAHERLIRNYAQLADSVIRMVDGKMSTRANHFGGHGFASLDAALRWLDDESSFITAALRHSQDVDQQAVLDLLGALCDFCLLRGDLYRLGEINELTQAVEAGQRGEPGRGGRMARSVQWRTGIAARQLGDLDKARTTLTSVVDQYMEAEQEAGAAMALVSLGITLHHQGNLPEAAARLREALALQESPELAGDRAWGLHALAAVQRDRAELGEALTLLERSIALHRESESVHGEAWAHFQLGQVYLRMGAPERAEPELRLALEMYGRTRDDRGQAWALTQLGRARVVDGDPGPALERLRDALARHRLAEDARGEAWTLYYLGQALEEDGERDKAVRELERARTMFSRMRDVYGLAHARHHSGRVTRDQRAAQTGNLRNSGFARQLLVDARADFRRIGLAHGEGWTCLELAIVDAGNARVPQALGLCEEAARLFASYGDLRGEDWARFLRCTMLPYAVPSVPGASDEARAELARLAAAPHPLRDRRLEDCLETYGVILGRGVDPAEGWQAWRLGMVPNLRSREVMGVPVVPVA; encoded by the coding sequence ATGCGGGACAGTCATCGTGTGGAGGCCGAACGGCTTCTGGTGCGAGCCGTGGACGAGGAGGAGCGCCGGGCCGCTCCGGGGGCGCCGGTCGACAAGGCGGCCCTGCTGGCGCGCGGCCGGGAGTCCCTGGACACGCTCGCCGCGAGCGCCTCCGAGGAGTACGAGGCGTACGTGCGCGCCCTGGACGAGGCGGCGGCCGGGGACCAGTCGCTGGGCGAGGCGTTCCGGCGCGCGAACAGTTCGACGGCGTTGCTGGTCACGGCGGTCGGGGCGGTCGCGGCGGTCGGGGCGGACCTGGCCTTCGGCGTGGCGGCCGGTACGGCGTTCAGTACGGGCATGGTCGTGGGCGTCGCGGGGGCGGCCACGACGGCGGTCAAGGTGACGGCTCTTCACCTGCCGGCGGCGAACCGGCGGGCCGGGGAGGCGGGCAGGCCGGGCGGTCCGGAGCAGTTGAGGCTGCAGTGGCTGTCGGCGCTGGAGGTGCGCGGCATTCGGCCCTTTCTGGAGCAGCAGCGCCTGGCGGCGACGGCGGTGCGCAATCCGCCGCGCGTCCGGTCGGGCGTCAACGGTGGCGCGGTCGGCCTCGTGAAGCAGACGACGGGCTCCGGGCCGGCGCTGCGCGGGACGGATCGCAGCGCGGAGGCGCGGCGGCGCAGTGTGCTGGAGCAGTCGTTCAATCAACTCCCTCGCACGGACGAGGGGTTCACGGGTCGCCGGGCGGAACTGACGCGTATCGCGCAGTGGGTGCAGGCGGCGCGGGCCAGTACCGAGACCCGGCCGGTGGTCGTGGTGGTGCACGGCGAGCCCGGTTCGGGGCGTACCGCGTTGGCGTTGCGGGCGGCGCACGCGCTGCGGGACCAGTTCCGCGGGGCGTGCGTGGTGGACCTGCGGGGCGGTTCCCCGTACGGCGGCGCCGCGGAGGCCCCGCTGTCGACGCGGGAGGCGTTGTTGCACCTGCTGAACCGGCTGGGCGCCCCGCGCGAGCAGTTGTTGTTCCGCGAGGGGGCCTCGGCGGAGCAACAGGTGCGGCGGCTCGGGGAGTTGTATCACCAGCACCTCCAGGGGCTGCCGGTGACGGTCGTGGTGGACGACGCGGTGGACGCGGCGCAGGTCCGGACGCTGGTTCCGGAGCGGTCCGACAGTCTGGTCCTGGTGACGGCCTCCGGCCCGCTGGAGTTGCCCACCGACCTGGCGGCGTGGGTGCACCAGCTTCCGCTGGCCCGCCTGTCGGAGCCGGAGGCGGCCGAGGTGCTGCGCGCCGGCGCGGAGGCGGCGGGCGTTCCCGCGTACGGCGAGGAGGCCGTGCGGGAGTTGTCGGTGCTCGGTGCGGGGCTGCCGTTGGCGCTGCGCGTGCTGGCTCCGCTGGGGGAGGCAGGGGCGGCCGGGGGCTCCGGCGGCACCTTGGAGCACGCGCTGGACCTGGCGTACGTACGGCTGCCCGAGGAGCGGCGTCGGCTGTTGCGGCGGCTGACGCTGGCCGGGCGGGCCTCGCTCGGGCCGTCCGCGGCGGCGGCGCTGATCGACGCGGACCAGGTGGAGGCGGGGCGGCTGCTGCGCGAGCTGGCGCGGGCGGGCCTGCTGGACCCGGTGCGCGGGGAGCGGTACCGGATGCACGACGCGGTGCGCGCGTACGCGGCGGCGCGGTTGACGGCCGACGAGGACCGGGCGGAGGCGGCGGCGGCCCACGAGCGGCTGATCCGCAACTACGCGCAGCTCGCGGACTCGGTGATCCGGATGGTCGACGGGAAGATGTCCACCCGCGCCAACCACTTCGGCGGGCACGGCTTCGCCTCGTTGGACGCGGCGCTGCGCTGGCTGGACGACGAGTCGAGCTTCATCACGGCGGCGCTGCGGCACTCGCAGGACGTGGATCAGCAGGCGGTGCTGGACCTGCTGGGCGCGCTGTGCGACTTCTGTCTGCTGCGCGGGGACCTGTACCGGCTGGGTGAGATCAACGAGCTGACCCAGGCCGTGGAGGCGGGGCAGCGGGGGGAGCCGGGGCGGGGCGGCCGGATGGCCCGCTCGGTGCAGTGGCGCACGGGCATCGCCGCGCGCCAGCTCGGCGACCTGGACAAGGCCCGCACCACGTTGACCTCGGTCGTCGACCAGTACATGGAGGCCGAGCAGGAGGCGGGCGCGGCGATGGCCCTGGTGTCGTTGGGCATCACCCTGCACCACCAGGGCAACCTTCCGGAGGCGGCGGCCCGGCTGCGCGAGGCGCTGGCCCTCCAGGAGTCGCCGGAGCTGGCGGGTGACCGGGCGTGGGGGTTGCACGCGCTGGCGGCGGTGCAGCGGGACCGGGCGGAGCTCGGGGAGGCGCTGACGCTGCTGGAGCGGTCCATCGCCCTGCACCGGGAGAGCGAGAGCGTGCACGGGGAGGCGTGGGCGCACTTCCAGCTGGGGCAGGTGTACCTGCGGATGGGTGCGCCGGAGCGGGCGGAGCCGGAGCTGCGGCTGGCCCTGGAGATGTACGGGCGCACCCGCGACGACCGCGGTCAGGCCTGGGCTTTGACCCAGTTGGGCCGGGCGCGGGTGGTCGACGGGGACCCGGGGCCGGCGCTGGAGCGGCTGCGGGACGCGCTGGCCCGGCACCGGCTGGCGGAGGACGCGCGCGGCGAGGCGTGGACGCTGTACTACCTCGGGCAGGCGTTGGAGGAGGACGGCGAGCGGGACAAGGCGGTGCGGGAGCTGGAGCGGGCCCGGACGATGTTCTCCCGGATGCGGGACGTGTACGGGCTGGCGCACGCCCGGCACCACTCGGGCCGGGTGACGCGCGACCAGCGGGCGGCGCAGACGGGGAACCTGCGGAACTCCGGTTTCGCCCGCCAGCTGCTGGTGGACGCGCGGGCGGACTTCCGGCGGATCGGGCTGGCCCACGGGGAGGGCTGGACCTGCCTGGAGCTGGCGATCGTGGACGCGGGCAACGCGCGGGTCCCGCAGGCGCTGGGGCTGTGCGAGGAGGCGGCCCGGCTGTTCGCCTCGTACGGGGACCTGCGCGGGGAGGACTGGGCGCGTTTCCTGCGCTGCACGATGCTGCCGTACGCGGTCCCGTCGGTCCCGGGCGCCTCGGACGAGGCGCGGGCGGAGCTGGCGCGGCTGGCGGCGGCCCCGCACCCGCTGCGTGACCGGCGGCTGGAGGACTGCCTGGAGACGTACGGGGTGATCCTGGGGCGGGGCGTGGATCCGGCGGAGGGCTGGCAGGCGTGGCGCCTGGGCATGGTCCCGAACCTGCGGTCGCGGGAGGTCATGGGGGTGCCGGTGGTGCCGGTCGCCTGA
- a CDS encoding ABC transporter permease: MSSTTDSLVIAHRNLLRMSRIPEMILFGLIQPVMFVVLFTYVFGGSINVPGAPAGSASAYKEFLMAGIFAQTVTFATAGAGAGIADDMHKGLIDRFRSLPMARGAVLTGRTLADLVQTAVTLTVLAGVALIVGWRTHENIGKVLGGFALLLLLGYAFTWIGALIGLTVRTPEAATSGGLIWLFPLTFISIAFVPVNGMPRFLQYVAEWNPFSATVAASRGLFGNTIDGVPLSVTGAWPMQHPVWASIIWSVVIIAVFRTLAVRKYRRVDA, translated from the coding sequence GTGAGCAGCACGACCGACTCCCTGGTCATCGCACATCGCAACCTCCTGCGGATGAGCAGGATCCCCGAGATGATCCTGTTCGGGCTCATCCAGCCGGTGATGTTCGTGGTCCTCTTCACGTACGTCTTCGGCGGGTCCATCAACGTTCCGGGGGCGCCCGCGGGCAGCGCGAGCGCCTACAAGGAATTCCTCATGGCCGGCATCTTCGCGCAGACCGTCACCTTCGCCACGGCGGGCGCGGGCGCCGGCATCGCCGACGACATGCACAAGGGGCTCATCGACCGGTTCCGCTCGTTGCCGATGGCGCGCGGCGCCGTGCTCACGGGCCGCACCCTCGCCGACCTCGTACAGACGGCGGTGACGCTGACCGTACTGGCGGGCGTGGCCTTGATCGTCGGCTGGCGTACGCACGAGAACATCGGCAAGGTGTTGGGAGGGTTCGCCCTGCTCCTGCTGCTCGGCTACGCGTTCACCTGGATCGGCGCCCTCATCGGCCTGACCGTGCGGACGCCGGAGGCGGCGACCTCGGGCGGTCTGATCTGGCTGTTCCCGCTGACCTTCATCTCGATCGCGTTCGTCCCGGTCAACGGCATGCCGAGGTTCCTCCAGTACGTCGCCGAGTGGAACCCGTTCAGTGCCACGGTGGCGGCGTCCCGCGGGCTGTTCGGCAACACGATCGACGGGGTTCCGCTGTCGGTGACCGGCGCCTGGCCGATGCAGCATCCCGTGTGGGCCTCGATCATCTGGTCAGTGGTGATCATCGCGGTGTTCCGCACGCTGGCGGTCCGCAAGTACCGCCGAGTGGACGCCTGA
- a CDS encoding DUF4344 domain-containing metallopeptidase: MTGTPTRAAERRRAERHRAESRRAERRRAERHRVLPAALTASLCAALATALLSGGCAPAPRGFAVRYEAPAAGDEREADFLRDGKHADRAVTRLNAYLDLPDRVTVVARSCAGEGTAYDPAAHRIDLCYDDMAEDRELLTTDEKVGAIVAESVYHEAGHALVEALELPVGPDPDEENTADRFAALMLLREGPDGERALRTAAEEYELLAAREPNTAPDDDEHAPPADRAAAYLCLLHGAAPDRHPDLATRTRDCAPTWPTTRATWEHALAPLLR, encoded by the coding sequence ATGACGGGGACACCGACGCGCGCCGCCGAACGCCGCCGCGCTGAACGGCACCGTGCCGAAAGCCGCCGTGCCGAACGCCGCCGCGCGGAACGGCACCGTGTCCTGCCCGCCGCACTGACCGCCTCGCTCTGCGCCGCCCTCGCGACGGCCCTGCTCTCGGGCGGCTGCGCACCCGCACCGCGCGGATTCGCCGTACGGTACGAGGCCCCCGCCGCCGGCGACGAACGCGAGGCCGACTTCCTGCGCGACGGGAAGCACGCCGACCGGGCCGTCACCCGCCTGAACGCCTACCTCGACCTCCCCGACCGGGTCACCGTCGTCGCCCGCTCCTGCGCGGGCGAGGGCACCGCCTACGACCCCGCCGCGCACCGCATCGACCTCTGCTACGACGACATGGCGGAGGACCGGGAACTCCTCACGACGGACGAGAAGGTCGGCGCGATCGTCGCCGAGAGCGTCTACCACGAGGCGGGCCACGCCCTCGTCGAGGCCCTCGAACTCCCCGTCGGACCCGACCCCGACGAGGAGAACACCGCCGACCGCTTCGCGGCCCTGATGCTGCTCCGCGAGGGCCCGGACGGGGAACGCGCCCTGCGGACCGCCGCCGAGGAGTACGAACTCCTCGCGGCGCGGGAGCCGAACACCGCCCCCGACGATGACGAACACGCCCCGCCGGCCGACCGCGCCGCCGCCTACCTCTGCCTCCTGCACGGCGCCGCCCCCGACCGCCACCCGGACCTCGCCACCCGCACCCGCGACTGCGCCCCCACCTGGCCCACCACCCGCGCCACCTGGGAACACGCCCTGGCCCCGCTGCTGAGGTGA
- a CDS encoding Uma2 family endonuclease: protein MTAEMVAPAWMHSQISADQYDSWSEEQCAGIEIVDGMVVVSPSASKRRHRLARVLANALDAAAGPDWNADTDFDVRLQDVPLTNRRPDVIVYRAETIDLTPTRPEHVLLVVEVVSPGSETTDRIVKVDQYAKAGIPFYWRVEQAATGVPIVYTYVLDPATKAYRDGEMFTGTVKATAPFSVTVDLGVL, encoded by the coding sequence ATGACCGCCGAGATGGTGGCGCCCGCGTGGATGCATTCGCAGATCAGCGCGGACCAGTACGACTCTTGGTCCGAGGAGCAGTGCGCCGGCATCGAGATCGTGGACGGGATGGTCGTCGTGAGCCCGAGCGCCTCCAAACGGCGCCACCGGCTGGCGCGGGTCCTGGCCAATGCCCTGGACGCCGCCGCGGGCCCGGACTGGAACGCCGACACGGACTTCGATGTCCGTCTGCAGGACGTTCCGCTCACCAACCGCCGTCCGGACGTCATCGTGTACCGGGCAGAGACCATCGACCTCACGCCTACCCGCCCCGAGCACGTACTCCTGGTCGTCGAGGTCGTGTCACCCGGTTCGGAGACCACGGACCGGATCGTCAAGGTGGACCAGTACGCCAAGGCCGGCATTCCGTTCTACTGGCGGGTCGAGCAGGCCGCCACCGGTGTCCCGATCGTCTACACCTACGTTCTCGATCCCGCCACCAAGGCTTACAGGGACGGCGAGATGTTCACGGGCACGGTGAAGGCCACCGCGCCCTTCTCCGTCACGGTTGACCTTGGGGTCCTGTAG
- the ilvA gene encoding threonine ammonia-lyase → MNYRVPTPVPQVILDDVRGAQKMLSGVSRVTAMEGSRHLSALTGSPVHFKCENLQRTGSFKLRGAYVRIAGLRPEQRAAGVVAASAGNHAQGVALASSLLGVRSTVFMPVGAPLPKVAATQEYGAEVIMYGQVVDETLAAAQEHADRTGAVFIHPFDHRDIIAGQGTVGLEILEQCPEVRTILVGIGGGGLAAGVAVAVKALRPDVKVIGVQAAGAAAYPPSLKVGYPVSIDNPNTMADGIKVGRPGDVPFKIIGELLDDVRTVSEDALSSALLLCLERAKLVVEPAGCSPVAALLSEPELYGGGPVVAILSGGNVDPLLLQRILRHGMAAAGRYLSLRLRVSDRPGALAGLLGVLSTVDANVLDVSHVRTDPRLGLTEVEVELHLETKGPEHCAQVARSLHAAGYTVMS, encoded by the coding sequence ATGAACTACCGCGTGCCGACGCCCGTCCCCCAGGTCATCCTCGACGACGTCCGGGGGGCCCAGAAGATGCTGTCGGGCGTCTCGCGGGTCACCGCGATGGAAGGCAGTCGACACCTCTCCGCGCTGACCGGATCTCCGGTCCACTTCAAGTGCGAGAACCTCCAGCGGACGGGTTCCTTCAAGCTGCGCGGGGCGTACGTGCGCATCGCGGGCCTGCGCCCCGAGCAGCGCGCCGCCGGTGTGGTCGCGGCCAGTGCCGGCAACCACGCTCAGGGCGTCGCGCTGGCCTCGTCCCTCCTGGGCGTGCGTTCCACGGTGTTCATGCCCGTGGGGGCGCCGCTGCCGAAGGTGGCGGCGACCCAGGAGTACGGCGCCGAGGTGATCATGTACGGGCAGGTGGTCGACGAGACCCTCGCCGCCGCCCAGGAACACGCCGACCGCACCGGGGCGGTGTTCATCCACCCCTTCGACCACCGCGACATCATCGCGGGTCAGGGCACGGTCGGCCTGGAGATCCTGGAGCAGTGCCCGGAGGTGCGCACGATCCTCGTCGGCATCGGCGGGGGCGGGCTCGCCGCCGGCGTCGCGGTCGCGGTGAAGGCGCTGCGGCCCGACGTGAAGGTCATCGGCGTGCAGGCGGCGGGCGCCGCCGCGTACCCGCCCTCGCTCAAGGTCGGCTACCCGGTGTCGATCGACAACCCGAACACGATGGCGGACGGCATCAAGGTCGGCCGACCCGGCGACGTCCCCTTCAAGATCATCGGTGAACTCCTCGACGACGTCCGCACGGTGTCGGAGGACGCGCTCTCCAGCGCCCTGCTGCTCTGCCTGGAGCGGGCCAAGCTCGTGGTCGAGCCGGCCGGCTGCAGTCCGGTCGCCGCGCTGCTGAGCGAGCCCGAACTGTACGGCGGCGGCCCGGTGGTGGCGATCCTGTCCGGCGGGAACGTCGATCCGCTGCTCCTCCAGCGGATCCTGCGGCACGGCATGGCGGCGGCCGGCCGCTACCTCTCGCTGCGGCTGCGCGTGAGCGACCGGCCCGGAGCGCTGGCCGGTCTGCTCGGGGTGTTGTCGACGGTGGACGCGAACGTGTTGGACGTCAGTCACGTCCGGACCGATCCGCGGCTGGGACTCACCGAGGTGGAGGTGGAACTGCACCTGGAGACCAAGGGGCCCGAGCACTGCGCCCAGGTCGCGCGGTCGTTGCACGCCGCGGGGTACACGGTGATGAGCTGA